CTGCTGGCGATCGTGTGTTGCGCGGCGTTGCTGCCGCTGACCCTGACCAAGGTCAAGCAACCCGAGACGCCCACGGCCCCACGCCTGCGCCCGCGCCTTGCAGCCCAACGCTCGCCCCTGGCGGCCGCGGGGGTCATCGTGGCCGCGCTGTCCAGCGCATCTTTCCGCATGGTGGGGCCCATTTATGGGCAGGAAGTCGGGCTTTCGGCCCAGCAGATCGCCTGGTTCCTTGCGGCGTTCGTGCTGGGCGGGGCCCTGGCGCAATATCCCGTGGGTTGGCTTGCCGACAAATTTGACCGGCGCTGGGTCCTGATCTGGCTGTCAGCGGCTGCAATGGGCAGCTGCGCCGTCACCGCCCTTGCCACCGACCTGCAGCCCGCCGGGATCATGCTGACGGCTGGCGTCTTTGGCCTGACGACCTTTCCCATCTACTCGGTTGCCGCAGCGCACGCGCATGACTTTGCGGATACCTCGGAACGGGTCGAACTGTCCGCGGCCCTCATGTTCTATTTTGCATTGGGGGCAATTGCCGCGCCTCTTACCGCATCAGCCCTGATCGAAGCCTTTGGCCCGCCCGCGCTTTTTGCCATGATCGCCGTGGGGCACGGGGTTCTGATCGTCTTTGGGTTGGCACGAATGCGCGCACGCGCGACACCGGCTGAACGCACCCGCTATGTGTATGCGCCCCGCACATCGTTCCTGATCGGGCGGCTGACCGGGCGCAGCCGGGACAAGCGGTAAGAGGCCTTTTCCACGAGGCACCGCACTGTTACATGGGCCGCAACCATGCAAGGGCCGGATATGCAGCGTCATCTCATCACCTCAGCGATCCCCTATATCAACGGGATCAAACACCTTGGAAACCTTGTGGGCAGCCAGTTGCCCGCCGACCTGTACGCACGGTACCAACGCGCACGCGGGCACGAGGTGTTGTTTCTGTGTGCCACCGACGAACACGGCACACCGGCCGAGCTGGCGGCGGCAAAAGCAGGCAAACCTGTCGCCGAATATTGTGCCGAAATGCACGCCATTCAGGCGGAGATCGCCAAAGGGTTCCGACTTTCCTTTGACCATTTCGGACGCTCCTCGTCGCACCAGAACCATGCGCTGACCCAGCATTTCGCCGGGCGCCTGGCCGAGGCCGGGTTGATCCGGGAAGTCACTGAAAAGCAGGTCTATTCGCACACCGACGGCAGGTTCCTGCCTGATCGCTATATCGAGGGGACCTGCCCGAATTGCGGCTATGACAAAGCCCGCGGCGATCAATGCGAAAACTGCACCAAGCAGTTGGACCCGACGGACCTGATCGAACCGCGCAGCGCCATTTCCGGTTCAACCGATTTGGAAGTGCGCGAAACCAAGCACTTGTACCTGCGCCAATCGGCGTTGAAGGATGACCTGGATGCGTGGATCGACAGCAAGACCGATTGGCCCGTCCTGACCACCTCAATTGCCAAGAAATGGCTGCATGATGGCGACGGACTGCAAGACCGCGGGATCACGCGGGATCTGGATTGGGGCATCCCGGTCAAGCGTGGCGATGCGGATTGGCCGGGCATGGAGGGCAAGGTGTTTTACGTCTGGTTCGACGCGCCGATCGAATACATCGCCTGCGCGGGCGAATGGGCCGATGCGCAGGGCGGCGCCGATTGGGAACGGTGGTGGCGTACCGACAAGGGCGCGGATGATGTGCGCTATACCCAGTTCATGGGCAAGGACAACGTGCCGTTCCACACGCTCAGCTTCCCCGCAACTCTGCTGGGGTCGGGCGAACCGTGGAAGATGGTCGACCACCTCAAGTCGTTCAATTACCTCAACTATGATGGCGGCCAGTTCTCAACCAGCCAGGGGCGCGGCGTGTTCATGGATCAGGCGCTTGAATTGCTGCCTGCCGATTACTGGCGCTGGTGGCTGTTGTCGAATTGTCCCGAAACGTCGGATTCCGAATTTACATGGGACCTTTTCCAGCAAGGGGTGAACAAGGACCTGGCGGATGTTCTGGGCAATTTTGTCAGCCGGGTGACCAAGTTCTGCCGATCCAAATTCGGCGAAGAGGTTCCCGCGGGAGGGCAATACGGACCCGAGGAACATGCTTTGATCGCGGATCTGGACGCACGCATCGCCCGGTACGCTGGCTTCATGGACGCGATGGAGGTGCGAAAATCGGCACAGGAGTTGCGCGCAATCTGGGTGTCCGGCAATGAATATCTGCAGGCGGCAGCACCCTGGGCAACGATCAAGGAAGACAGTGACAAGGCCGCGATGCAAATACGCCTTGGCCTCAACCTGATCGCCCTTTATGCGACATTGTCTGCGCCCTTCATCCCGGATGCCGCCGCCCAGATGCACATTGCCTTGGGTGTCTCGGAGACGGATTGGCCGACTGCGTGCGCTGACGCACTGGACCTTTTGGCCGCTGGCGACAGCTTTGCAGTGCCCGACAACCTGTTCGCGAAAATCAGCGACGAGGATCGCGCCGCCTGGCAGGAAAAATTTGCAGGCATCCGCACCTGATCAAGTCATGGTGGTGCGTTTTGACACGACCACCCGCGCCGGGTGACCCGAAACCAGTTCAAGCCGCCTTGGCGCGCCATGCACGCATCGCCAGATGCGCACGGTGCAAACAGCGCATCAGAATTCTTCCCACCCGGTTGGCACCGGGCCATCCGCCGGGGTCGTGTCGATGGCAAGCGCGCCCACCGTCAGCGTGGGTTGATCAGCGGCCACGGTGGGCGCAGGCGGGCTGGATGCCCGCACTTGTGCAATGCGCCGGACACCGATGTTGAACTTTCCGACCGCTTCCGCCAACGCGTCGGCCTCACCGGTCAGCGCGTGGCTGGCGGCCGTTGTTTCCTCGAACATGGCGGCGTTTTGCTGGGTGACATGATCCAGTTCATTCACGGCGGCGTTGATTTCGTTCAAGCCGGCCGACTGCTGGCGCGCGGACGTCGCAATTTCTGCGACCCGGTTCGAGATATCGGCAACCGAAGACACGATCGCTGACAGGGCGGTGCCTGTGCGATCCACCAATTCCACTCCCTGCCGCACCTGCTCTCCGCTGGTCGAAATCAGCGTATTGATTTCCCGTGCGGCATCCGAAGACCGTTGCGCAAGCGCACGAACCTCTGTGGCGACCACCGCAAATCCACGCCCCGCCTCGCCCGCGCGGGCCGCTTCGACACCTGCGTTCAGGGCCAGGAGATTGGTTTGAAATGCAATGTCATCAATCACCGAGGTGATCTTGGATATCTCGTGCGACGAAGTTTTGATGCCGTCCATTGCCACAACCGCTTGCCGGGCAATGTCACCGCCCTGTTCGGCATTCTGCTGTGCATCTTCCGACATCTTGCTGGCCGCATCCGCGCCTTCGGCGGCCGAGCGTACCGACGATGTCAGTTCGTCAAGTGCGGCTGCCGTTTCCTCAAGGGTCGCGGCCTGGCGCTCCGTGCGACGGGACAGGTCGTCCGCGGCGCTGGTGATTTCGGATGTTTCGCTCCGGATGGACTCGACATTTTGACTGACCGTCGTCATGGCACCGCGCAGACCAATCAGCGCGGCGTTGAAGTCCTGCCGCAGCTTTTCGTACTCGTCCGGAAATGCGTCCGCCAGTTCCAGCGTCAAATCCCCTTCGGACAGGCATTGCAGCGCCTGGCCAAGCGCCTCGACGACGCGGGCCTGTTCTTCGGCCAGGCGTGTTTGCTGGTCGCGGACGGTGCGCACTTCAAGCTCGGCCTTGGTGACGTCCGTTCCAATCAGGATCATGCGCTCGATCACGTCGGTTTCCCCATGCACAACGATAAAGCCGCCATCGACAACAATCCGCTGTCCATCTGCCCGCGTGAGGTCAATCTTGCCATGTACGCTGTCACCCCGCGCCAAGGCGTGTTCAATATCCGCGGGCATGTCCCCACCCGACTGCTCCCGCGCGATCAGAGACGACAGGGTCAAACCGCCCGGATCACTGGCGTCCAGATCCAACCGACCGGCGGCAACGCCGTTCATGTTGGAACACTTGCCTGCCGCGTCGAATTCGATGCGCATCTGCGTGCTGTCGATACCGCCAAGGAGCGCCGCATTTCGATGCGCTTCGGTTCGGTCGGCCCACTCGACAACGGCGCCGATCGATGCGCCGTCCTGATCGGTGGCGGGACTGACATTGACCTGGATGTGACGCTCACCCACGCGCATTACCGTGCTGCGAAACGGCGGCTGGTTGCCGGTTTCCTCATGCGCCAAAAGATCCGCAA
The DNA window shown above is from uncultured Tateyamaria sp. and carries:
- a CDS encoding MFS transporter, with the translated sequence MRMLISFAALFLSVILLQLSSGALGPLDALSGLALDFTRQEIGLLGSAHFLGFFIGCWCAPRLMGSVGHSRAFAAFTATGAIGLIAHMMIVDPVAWAVMRIASGMCVAGCYTVIEAWLQAKVTNETRGRTMAVYRVMDMGASLAAQLVIGVLEPASYVSYNLLAIVCCAALLPLTLTKVKQPETPTAPRLRPRLAAQRSPLAAAGVIVAALSSASFRMVGPIYGQEVGLSAQQIAWFLAAFVLGGALAQYPVGWLADKFDRRWVLIWLSAAAMGSCAVTALATDLQPAGIMLTAGVFGLTTFPIYSVAAAHAHDFADTSERVELSAALMFYFALGAIAAPLTASALIEAFGPPALFAMIAVGHGVLIVFGLARMRARATPAERTRYVYAPRTSFLIGRLTGRSRDKR
- the metG gene encoding methionine--tRNA ligase — protein: MQRHLITSAIPYINGIKHLGNLVGSQLPADLYARYQRARGHEVLFLCATDEHGTPAELAAAKAGKPVAEYCAEMHAIQAEIAKGFRLSFDHFGRSSSHQNHALTQHFAGRLAEAGLIREVTEKQVYSHTDGRFLPDRYIEGTCPNCGYDKARGDQCENCTKQLDPTDLIEPRSAISGSTDLEVRETKHLYLRQSALKDDLDAWIDSKTDWPVLTTSIAKKWLHDGDGLQDRGITRDLDWGIPVKRGDADWPGMEGKVFYVWFDAPIEYIACAGEWADAQGGADWERWWRTDKGADDVRYTQFMGKDNVPFHTLSFPATLLGSGEPWKMVDHLKSFNYLNYDGGQFSTSQGRGVFMDQALELLPADYWRWWLLSNCPETSDSEFTWDLFQQGVNKDLADVLGNFVSRVTKFCRSKFGEEVPAGGQYGPEEHALIADLDARIARYAGFMDAMEVRKSAQELRAIWVSGNEYLQAAAPWATIKEDSDKAAMQIRLGLNLIALYATLSAPFIPDAAAQMHIALGVSETDWPTACADALDLLAAGDSFAVPDNLFAKISDEDRAAWQEKFAGIRT
- a CDS encoding methyl-accepting chemotaxis protein, with the translated sequence MIQFRSWSQFGHAQARDQIMSTKGYGRTYLSRCNTLMVKAVFMTALLTISVLAAMVTFDYSAQRNLLHDELSSRAQDVTGLLAMQMGGSIKFGNEVAVAEITTSVIDAAAPEARGAFVVNAAGVPLFASPDMDAVTPTAMELAAVAMENGGVAMSDTGMLVAYPSRFGADGAVAGAVVTYWDDAQMLALLARNQMMAIAVAAGVFAVTMCLVIVYAWYDVSRPLNRIAIAMSAIAGKNYDVSVPGAARGDEVGNIARRLDGFRLALARAQKGQLESAFKGAAFEGSTAPMMMVDQRRRITFVNPACVSLLNGLFADLSPLWNGAERDNWIGADLAELTEIADLLAHEETGNQPPFRSTVMRVGERHIQVNVSPATDQDGASIGAVVEWADRTEAHRNAALLGGIDSTQMRIEFDAAGKCSNMNGVAAGRLDLDASDPGGLTLSSLIAREQSGGDMPADIEHALARGDSVHGKIDLTRADGQRIVVDGGFIVVHGETDVIERMILIGTDVTKAELEVRTVRDQQTRLAEEQARVVEALGQALQCLSEGDLTLELADAFPDEYEKLRQDFNAALIGLRGAMTTVSQNVESIRSETSEITSAADDLSRRTERQAATLEETAAALDELTSSVRSAAEGADAASKMSEDAQQNAEQGGDIARQAVVAMDGIKTSSHEISKITSVIDDIAFQTNLLALNAGVEAARAGEAGRGFAVVATEVRALAQRSSDAAREINTLISTSGEQVRQGVELVDRTGTALSAIVSSVADISNRVAEIATSARQQSAGLNEINAAVNELDHVTQQNAAMFEETTAASHALTGEADALAEAVGKFNIGVRRIAQVRASSPPAPTVAADQPTLTVGALAIDTTPADGPVPTGWEEF